Proteins found in one Pirellulales bacterium genomic segment:
- a CDS encoding bile acid:sodium symporter family protein, protein MLERYLIVWLSLLALVAYSWPGASIGFDPFLASVPLLPLMIAVIMFAIGWLMPRDELAQVVRRWPTVLGGTAVQYTVMPLLGYTMGRLFGFEGPLFAGIVIVGCVPGAMASNVLTLVARGNVSYSVSLTTSATLLSPLVVPLGLWLFLGASGVPMPGSVARNLVLQVVLPVLVGHLLGRGDRGWQQTGRRLAHLVANLLIIWLIAVVVGQNRGAIEHVEPRLALALLCVNLFGYLFGYLGGFPLRIDEAARRALAIEVGMQNAGLGVVLANQLFTPEAALPPAMFAFGCMMTGAMLARVWAAFPPRTHLPATANA, encoded by the coding sequence ATGCTCGAACGCTACCTCATCGTTTGGCTCTCGCTGCTGGCTTTGGTGGCCTATTCGTGGCCGGGAGCGAGCATTGGCTTTGATCCCTTCCTGGCCAGCGTTCCGCTGTTGCCGCTCATGATTGCCGTCATTATGTTCGCGATTGGTTGGCTGATGCCGCGCGACGAGTTGGCCCAAGTCGTCCGCCGCTGGCCCACCGTGCTGGGCGGCACCGCCGTGCAGTACACGGTTATGCCGCTGTTGGGCTACACCATGGGGCGGCTGTTCGGCTTTGAGGGCCCCTTGTTCGCGGGCATTGTGATCGTGGGCTGCGTCCCAGGCGCAATGGCGTCCAACGTGCTCACGCTAGTCGCGCGCGGCAACGTGAGTTACTCCGTAAGTCTCACGACGTCCGCCACTTTGCTGTCGCCGCTTGTCGTGCCGCTGGGGCTGTGGCTGTTTCTCGGCGCCAGCGGCGTGCCGATGCCCGGCTCGGTTGCTCGCAATTTGGTGCTGCAAGTGGTGCTGCCGGTATTGGTCGGCCATCTGCTGGGGCGCGGCGATCGCGGTTGGCAACAAACGGGGCGCCGGTTGGCGCACCTGGTCGCCAACTTGCTCATCATCTGGCTGATTGCCGTAGTGGTCGGACAAAACCGGGGCGCGATCGAACACGTTGAACCGCGCTTGGCCTTGGCGCTCTTGTGCGTGAACTTGTTCGGTTATTTGTTCGGCTACCTGGGCGGCTTCCCGCTGCGAATCGACGAAGCTGCCCGTCGTGCATTGGCGATTGAGGTCGGCATGCAGAACGCCGGTCTCGGCGTGGTGCTGGCGAACCAGCTTTTCACGCCCGAGGCGGCCTTACCGCCAGCCATGTTCGCTTTTGGCTGCATGATGACCGGGGCGATGCTGGCGCGTGTCTGGGCCGCCTTTCCGCCGCGCACTCACTTGCCTGCCACTGCAAACGCGTAG
- a CDS encoding alpha/beta fold hydrolase, which translates to MPLLPWRALLAQDAAVARRYPDKMNLLILRDEAGREQPITTAGQWRTRRAHILANMQQVMGPLPGPERRVALEPALSEPRRFDKYQQHRISFATEPGDRVTGYLLVPHGADRRPAVLCLHQTTKAGSASPAGLADRYTLHYAKELAERGYVTLSVDYPNFGEYQFDPYKGGYQSATMKGIWNHMCAIDLLQSLPEVDGKRIGVVGHSLGGHNSLFVAAFDERITCVVSSCGFCRFARYYGGDLTGWSHKGYMPRIAEIYHKDPEQMPFDFTEVVAAIAPRAFLAVAPQRDANFDVGGVRECISAARPVFKLLGAADRLAALYPDAEHDFPDAERQRAYEWFDRWLGAPPVQASP; encoded by the coding sequence GTGCCGCTGTTGCCCTGGCGAGCGCTGCTGGCGCAAGACGCTGCGGTCGCTCGCCGTTATCCCGACAAGATGAATTTGCTGATCTTGCGCGATGAGGCTGGGCGAGAGCAGCCCATCACCACCGCTGGCCAGTGGCGCACGCGGCGAGCGCATATCCTGGCGAACATGCAGCAAGTCATGGGCCCGTTGCCGGGGCCCGAGCGCCGCGTAGCGCTGGAGCCAGCGCTTTCTGAGCCGCGCCGGTTCGACAAGTACCAGCAGCATCGCATCTCGTTTGCCACCGAACCAGGCGATCGCGTTACGGGCTATCTGTTGGTTCCGCACGGCGCCGACAGACGGCCCGCCGTGTTGTGTCTGCACCAAACCACCAAGGCGGGCAGCGCATCGCCAGCGGGGCTCGCCGATCGTTACACGCTGCATTACGCCAAGGAGCTGGCCGAACGTGGCTACGTGACCCTCTCGGTCGATTATCCAAACTTTGGCGAATACCAGTTCGATCCCTACAAGGGCGGCTACCAAAGCGCCACCATGAAGGGGATTTGGAATCACATGTGCGCGATTGATCTATTGCAGTCGCTACCGGAGGTGGATGGCAAGCGGATCGGCGTGGTAGGGCATTCGCTGGGAGGGCACAACAGCCTTTTTGTCGCCGCGTTCGACGAGCGCATTACGTGCGTGGTGTCGAGTTGCGGATTCTGCCGCTTTGCGCGGTACTACGGCGGCGACCTCACAGGCTGGAGCCACAAGGGTTACATGCCGCGGATCGCGGAGATTTACCACAAAGACCCGGAGCAGATGCCGTTCGACTTTACCGAGGTGGTAGCGGCCATCGCGCCCCGCGCCTTTTTGGCGGTGGCGCCTCAGCGCGACGCGAATTTCGATGTCGGCGGCGTGCGAGAGTGCATCAGCGCGGCGCGGCCCGTGTTCAAACTATTGGGCGCGGCCGATAGGCTAGCGGCGCTTTATCCCGACGCTGAGCACGATTTTCCAGATGCCGAGCGGCAGCGGGCCTACGAGTGGTTTGATCGCTGGCTCGGCGCGCCGCCGGTTCAGGCCTCTCCCTGA